In Dermacentor silvarum isolate Dsil-2018 unplaced genomic scaffold, BIME_Dsil_1.4 Seq11591, whole genome shotgun sequence, a genomic segment contains:
- the LOC119434515 gene encoding oocyte zinc finger protein XlCOF6-like, with protein MPFNCPLCPQSFSRKSTLKTHVLTHTREKPFQCPSCPQSFSQQSLLNRHLRTHTGKRPFQCPSCRQSFSQRCHLNQHLRTHTAERPFLCPGCPQSFSQKSHLNQHLRTHTGERPFQCPSCPWNFSQKSLLNRHLRTHTGERPFQCPSCPQSFSLNSTLKSHVRTHTGERPFQCPSCPQSCSRKSTLTKHLRTHTGEKPFQCPSCPKSFTQWSNINQHLRTHTGERPFQCPSCPWCFSDKSTLKKHVRTHTGERPFQCPACPQSFSEKSHLNRHMCTHTGERPFQCPSCPQSCADKSTLKKHVRTHTGERPFQCPACPQSFSRKSNLNQHLRTHSGERPFQCPSCPQSCADKSTLNKHVRTHTGERPFQCPACPWSFSRKSHLNQHLRTHTGKRPFQCSSCPQSFSDKSN; from the coding sequence ATGCCATTTAATTGTCCATTATGCCCACAGAGTTTCTCAAGAAAGTCCACACTGAAAACTCACGTACTCACCCACACacgcgagaagccatttcagtgcccttcatgccctcagagcttctcacaacaAAGTCTGCTGAaccgacacctgcgcacccacacaggcaagaggccatttcagtgcccttcatgccgtCAGAGTTTCTCACAAAGATGTCATCTGAaccaacacctgcgcacccacacagccGAGAGGCCATTTCTGTGCCCTggatgccctcagagcttctcacaaaagagtCATCTGAaccaacacctgcgcacccacacaggagagaggccatttcagtgcccttcatgcccttgGAACTTCTCACAAAAAAGTCTGCTGAACCGAcatctgcgcacccacacaggcgagaggccatttcagtgcccttcatgccctcagagcttctcgcTCAATTCTACACTGAAGAGTCACGTTCGCactcacacaggcgagaggccatttcagtgcccttcatgccctcagagctgcTCGAGAAAGTCTACTCTGACGAAACAtttgcgcacccacacaggcgagaagccgtttcagtgcccttcatgccctaaAAGCTTCACACAATGGAGTAATATTAACCAACACTTGCGAactcacacaggcgagaggccatttcaatgcccttcatgcccttGGTGCTTCTCGGACAAGTCTACATTGAAGAAGCACGTGCGCACTCACACAGGCGAGAgaccatttcagtgccctgcatgccctCAGAGCTTTTCAGAAAAGAGTCATCTGAACCGACACAtgtgcacccacacaggcgaaaggccatttcagtgcccttcatgccctcagagctgtGCGGACAAGTCTACACTGAAGAAGCatgtgcgcacccacacaggtgagagaccatttcagtgccctgcatgccctcagagcttctcacgaaaGAGTAATCTGAaccaacacctgcgcacccactcAGGCGaaaggccatttcagtgcccttcatgccctcagagctgcGCGGACAAGTCTACACTGAACAAGCatgtgcgcacccacacaggtgagagaccatttcagtgccctgcatgccctTGGAGCTTCTCACGAAAGAGTCATCTGAaccaacacctgcgcacccacacaggcaagaggccatttcagtgctcttcatgccctcaaagcttctcggACAAGTCTAACTGA